CCGCTTATGTTAAGAAAGTCGTACAGCAGCAGCTCAGAAAGGTAAAGTGTGACAGGTGTCCCATACCCTGCGGGACCTGCTGAAACGTAAAGAAGAGGTGCTGCCCCAACATGGTCGAGGTGGGCATGACTCAGCACTACAGCATCGACATCTCTTGGCCTGACGTGTGCAGGGAAGAGAGGTTCTCTATGCATCTGAACACCGTAGTCAAGGAGTATTCTTGCACCATCATCTTCAACCAGAAAACCTGACCTGCCTACTTCGCCTGCAGCTCCAAGAACCCTAACTTGCATGAATTACCACTGTTAACTTTGACAGTCTGGCTTTTTAAGGAGCCTCTATAAACCTTTGCGAGGAAAATTTGTTCCAGGTAATACCGAAGGACCTGCCTGTCAAGGGTGCCAGGCTAATAACAGGTTTCCATGGAATCGGCGCTACTGGTTATTGGACTGTCAAATACCTTATTCAGAAGCTTGAAGCGAAGAGGGTAGCAGTTATAGATTCCGATTTCCTACCTCCCGTCTCTGCAACGTTTGCCGGCAAGCTTGTTACCCCTTACGAGCTATATCAGAAAGAGGACATCTTCCTGCTTAAGATCGATATACCTCTGCTGAGAGAGAATGAAGTGCCCTTCTACAGGGAGCTTGCCGAATGGGTTGCATCCTCTGGATTCTCGGAAGCAGCTCTGGTAGGAGGCCTGGATTCGAACCTCAAGGTGGATGATACAACGCACAGGGTTGTGTTTACAAGCAGCTTCATTCCGAGACCTCCGCTTACGGATTCGAAGATACTTGAAGACGACCACATTATCGTTGGACCTGTAGCTGTACTACTCAACAGGTTCGAGATGCTTAACTTCCCTGCTTATGCCATACTTGCATATGCAAGCACCGAAAGAGTAGACCCCAGAGCTGCGTCATCAGCCATAGAAGTCCTTTCTTCTCTCTACGGCTTCAAGGTGGATACGGCTCCCCTCATAAGGGGCGCTGAAGCCCTTGAAGAACAGACAGAGAGGGGAGAAAGAATATCTGACAGGTATCAGAGACAGAGTTCAATGTACACCTGAGCTCAAATCTTTCTTAGACACTTGCATTTTTACTGCTGTTGGTCCCTATCCCTTTAATTCTAATCAGCTTCACATCTATCCCCCTATCCTTCAACTTTCTGACGAATTCCTTCAGCCTTGCAGAGTAGGGAAGAAACATTGTTTGTCTGGCTATGTTCACCTTCGAATACCTCTTTCTGATTATCCATGACATGAGGAAAGAAAGCGAATCAACAAGGACATCTTCAGGAGTTACGGAAGGAGTAACGTTTTGCACAAGCGGATAGATTCCCAGAATGGCTACTGGTATTACCGACAGAAATGGATGAAATATTGCTAAATCAGTCTTCGTCTTGCTGGCTTCTGTCAGTAGCTGGCCAGAAGAGGTAAAAACCCTGTCAGCATCGCCTTGCAAAAAGATTATTGTCAGAGAATCTGAACGTTTTGTATAATTGCTGATCATTCTTCTTCTGTGCATTCTAACCTCGGGAGAATCCAGGTCATACACGTCGAAGAAGAAGAATGCCCTCCTCTTGTCAACCCTGCTCCCCTCCTCAAACTGCTTCAGCACAGGCTCAGGGAAGGGAAGGACTGAAAAGAGATTCGGATGGCTGCGAAGCCTCAGCATGAGATAATTCCACAGCCTGCCTTCTCTTATCGCTTCCTTAGTCATATCAACCTCCTGCTTTATTATGAATAGGTTATGCAGTGCCAGCTCCGCCATGCGCTTCTCCCTTGGAAGAGCCTTCAGCGATTCTGCAGTGTAATCGCTGCAGACCCTGCAGCTGCATGGAAGCACCTCCAGCTCGTGCAGCTCCCTAACTCCGTTCTGCAGCATGTACTTATCTTCCTTAGCAAAAAGGGCATAGGATGCGGAGTCGAACATATCACACCCCAACGCGACTGCTAGGGGAATGGTGAAGGGATGCCCTGCTCCGAAAAGATGAACAGGCTTATCAGCTGGCAGCTCAGATTTTGCTGTTGCAATCAGCTTCACCACCTCTCTGTACCTGTAATTATTCATGAATTCCACAGGCGAGCCTATCGCAAAGAGGTCGAAAGGAAGTGAAGACATCTTCTTGGCTGAAAGCCTGACCAGGTCTTCAAAAGATCCACCCTGTATCGGACCTGCCCATGCAGGCGGTTTCTTCATGTATGGTAGTGATTTCTCAGCAGCTAAAAGTGTCTCATGCACTGTCAACTCTGCCTTCTTTCTGTCCTTTGCAGCACCTGTCGGTAAATCGAGTATCACTGCAATATCTGTACCTATCTTAACTTGGTATTCTGCAATCTGTATAGGCTCGGCTTCTACATCACCGTAGAGCAGAGCCTGGTAGCCTCCTGAATCGGTCATGATTACCCCATCGAAACCTGTTTGCCTGTGTATATCTACTCCATCAGGAAACTTCTTCATTGTGATGTAGGAATTTGTCATTATCGCTTCGAAGCCTATTTCTTTCAGGACCTTTGCTGGTATCTGCTGAGCTATGGGATGTACTACAGGAAGGTAGGCAGGAGTTTCGAAAGTTTTGCCCCCTACATGTATTCTCCCTATTCTTCCTGCAAGGTCTGTCTCTCTTACTTCAAAACTGAGCAATACTTGGCTAGGGTGCTGCCTGATGATTGTATAAACTTTCCATCAGACATTTGCAGGTTGCAAACGTTGATTTACTGGTTGATGAAGAGTCAAGTGCTGGTGCTTCAAAGGTTTGCAGGAAACTGACCCATCGCTCTTCGAAAAATATCTCCCTGCCAGAAGAAGAGACTCAAGAAAGGGCGAGAACGGAAGGGTGCTTGTTGTGGGAGGGAGCAGCATCTATCATGGCGCGCCTGTACACGCAGCAAGAGGGGCCCAGGCTGCTGGAGTAGACCTTGTCTACATAGCAGTTCCAAAGGTTCAGGCTGTAGCTGTGAGAAGCATGTCTGCAGATTTCATAGTCTTTCCGCTACCTGATAGCAAGCTTACACGCGGCTCAGTGAACAGGCTTCTGAACTGGTTGCCCGAAGTAGATGCAGCTGTGATAGGACCAGGGTTGGAGATAGCAAAAGAAGAAGCCTTCAAGGACCTAGCAATCAGCCTCATCTCTAGGTCAGCGAGTCTGGTGATTGACGCAGGAGCTCTTCAGCCGTACATCGCTCCTGTGATAAAGGGAAGGAATGTTGTCGTTACACCACATGCTGGAGAGTTCAGACGTCTCTTTGGTGTTCAGCTTGCCGCTTCTGTCGAGGAAAGGGCTGCTGTGGTTGAAAGGAAGGCAAAGGAATTCTCAATAACCATACTTCAGAAGGGGCATGGAGATGTCATAAGCGACGGGGCTACAACCTATCTGAACAGAACCGGCAGGGCTGCCATGACTGTCGGAGGGACAGGAGATGTGCTCGCTGGATTGACCGCTGGGCTGATAGCTTTGAAGGTTCCGCTTCTTCATGCTGCTGCAATGGCTGCGTATGCAAACGGTGAAGCAGGAAATGAAGTATGGAAGAGAGTCGGGAACAGGGTGACAGCTGAAGAGCTTGCAGAAGAGCTGAGATACGTGCTTAAGAAGTATGACAAGCAGGATGTGTAGAGAATGAGCAAGGGCGACGTAGGGCTTGGAGAGGACTGGCAGAAGCTTATCAAGGATTTCGAAATATTGTCAGAATACTATGACGAAGGAAATAAGATACTTTCGTTTGGAAATGATATAAAGTTCAGGACAGAGCTTCTTGACCAGGGACTGCCTGCTTCCGGCGTATTTCTTGATATCGGCTGCGGGCCTGGCACTATGTCTGTCATTGCAAGGGATTTGAGACCTTCAATGGAAGGTGTGCTTCTGGACCCTGTACCAAAGATGCTATCCAAAGCTGTTTCTAACCTCTACGGAGAAAAATATCATTTTGTCTGCGGCATATACGAATACCTGCCTTTCCGAGACGAGGCTTTCTCAAGCTGCATGGCAGGCTTCACAATCAGGGATGCAAGAAACAGGCTCGCAGCATTCGATGAAATCAGGAGAGTGCTGAGAAAGGGTTCGAATTTCTTATTCATAGACCTGGCAAAACCTGACTCAGCATTGAAGAGGTTCCTCGTTTCTACCTACTGGAAGTACATAGCTCCTGCAAGGCTTAGGATTGCGATGGGTGAAAGGGGCAAGCCATATGAGGATATTTACGTAACCTACAAGCATCTGCCCAGCAACTCTGTCATAATAAGAGAAATGCATGAGAAGATAGGAAGGGCTGACTACAGAACAAAGATGTTTGATGGAGTGCTTATGGCAATAGTGACAAAGATGTGAAAATGCGCAGCAACCTCATTCTCAGCCATTATACCTTCTTCATAATCAGTCTGCTCAGCTCTAAGCAGAAACCACCTGGTCTCAGATTAGACTTTTCTGCTAGCTTCTAACCTACCAATTTAGCTTCAGGTTTGATTTAAGATAATGCTATTATACCCCTCCTATTCAGGATAAAAACGCAATGGGTGGAGTAAAGAAGAAGACACTAGCAGGCATGGAGAAGGAGCAGGCCAGGAAAGAGGCAGAGGAGAGGGAGAAAGAAAAGAAGAAGGAGAAGGGTAAGCCGAAAGCAGGGGGCGCACAGCCACACCTTACTTTCAGTCTGAAAGATGAAGAGGTTATCAATTCATTAAAGGGTCTTAAGGCGATTACGATTCATTCTGCAGCAAAGGCTTTCAACGTCAGGGCAAGCGTGGCAGCAGCTACGCTGCGGTCGATGGAAGCCAAAGGTCTCGTCAAAAAGGTTGGTGGCTTCAGCGGTCATTATGTGTATGCTCTAGCCTGAGTTCTCATCTTTTTTATCTTATCTCAATCAGAAGCTGAGCCCTGTCCCCAGACCTTGCATGAGCAAGGATATCCATTCCTTCTTTTACTTCTCCGATATGGTTCATCGGTCTGGGAACGCTCTGGTTTGTAAGAATGAATCTGATCGAGCCATCCAGAGGCAGCAGAGCTACACTCCCTGCTTCAAATTCCTTCTTGCTCTTCTCCAGGCCTGCCTTTATCCCTGCAACCAACACAACCTGCTCCTTCTCTCTCGTTATCACTCCCTCAACCTTACCAGCCTTTATCAGCTGAGCATTTGTGAACGGAGCCAGATGTTTTACAAGCTCCCCTCTGACCTCGCCTTTTTCAGAGATTACAAGCCTGAAAGGTATCCTCGAGAAGGAGGGTGCTGCACTACTCATGCATCATCACACCTCAACTAGGCATTCTTGATGATCAGTCCCAGCACATCCACCCCTTTCAGCAATCCCAGAGAACCCAGCTTAGAATTGCTCTCTGTAAATCTCTTTAACCCATCTCTCCCCAGAGACGAATTGCTTATCATGAGAGGGACAGGGTCATCGCTGTGGGCCTTGAGTTCGCACGGTGTTGCATGGTCAGCTGAAACAGCAATCACAACATCATCTCCGACCTGCCGAAGCAGGGGTCCAAAATACATCTCATCTATCTCTTCTATAGCTTCTTTCTTCTGCTCAAACATACCGTCATGACCAAACTCGTCAGGCCCCTTAAGATGTAGGTATACAACATCACTCTTCTTCAACGACTCGAGGGTCAGTTTCACCTTCTTCTCATAATCTTCCTTGCCTGATATCATTATATCAAGCCCAGCTAGCTTTGATATCCCTATCTCCACAGGCATATCGACGACTGCGGAAAACCTCCTACCGTATTTTTCGCCCAGCTTCTGAATATGAGGGTAAGAATCGCCTGCATCCCTCAGCAGAAGAACGTTTGCCGGTCTGTACCCTCTGCTCACCCTTGCCTTGTTCACCTCGCTCCTGCTGAGAACCTGAAATGATTTCGAAGTGAAATCGTTCACCAGACTAGCTGCGAGGATTGCACTCCTTTCCTCGAGAAGAGGCCTGCAGGGTTCAAAAGAAGGCGTTTCACCTATACTCTTCGCAACTCCCATCCCCTTCGCCCTGACATACCCAGGGTCTGTATTCGATATTTCGCCGCTCAGCATCTCTTGATGTCTGATTATCAGCACTCCTCTGTGACCAAGAGTATGCCTGAAGATAAAAGAGGCTTTCTGGTCATCCAGCTTTACTTTGCTGTTTATTTCTTCTTCAAGGTCTTTTGCTTCCTGTTCACTCAGGTTTCTGCCAGCCCTTCTGTCCAGTATTAATCTCATGTCATCGCTTGCTGTGGCAAAGTTTGCCCTCATTGCAACGTAGCCATCCCTGAACTCTAGGCCGGCACCTATCGCTTCTATCACCCCTCTGCCAGGATATCCTTGTGAAAAAGAGTAGCCGAGCATGCTGAAAACCGCTATGTCTGATTCAGGTGCAACCCCTTTTCCGACAGTTATAACATGTCCCATCACAGATTTTTCTGCTATCCTATCCAGGTTTGGAGTTTCAGCAGCCTCCAGAGGTGTTTTACCTGATAGCTCTCTGACAGGTCTGTCTGCCACGCCGTCTATGAGTGCATAGATCACCTTCTTCATAGTCTGATTACCTGCTTGAAAGGTATATCAACGTAGCTGATTTCGTATCGATCGACAAGCAAAATTTATCACACCCTTCCTTTCTGCAGATATCATGGTAAACAAAAGGAAGTTAGCTGGTCTGCTTCTCTTTATCGGTGTTCTGCAGTTTCTGTTCAGTTTGATGCTGGCTGAATTCCTTTACCCAGATTATAGTGTATCGCAGAATTACATTAGCGACCTCGGAGCTACCTGCAGAACGATCTGTCAGGTCTATCAGCCCTCTTCAACGATTTTCAACTCATCACTTGTCCTGACTGGAATATTTGTTGTTGCAGCTGGCTATTTCTACTGGTTATCAGGCGGAGCCAGAAGCAGACTGCTGACAGCACTTCTTTACGTTGCTGGTGTATCTGCTGCGGGAGTAGGTCTTTTCCCTGAAACTACCGGAATATTGCACAGCATTTTCTCCATAATAGTCTTCTTCAGCATGGCATTCGCCGCAATTGCTTCCTTCAGGGTGACAAAGCAGCCCCTCAGCACTTTGTCCTTGCTCTTAGGCCTGATGACCCTGGTTTTCATCTTTCTGTATGTGG
This Conexivisphaerales archaeon DNA region includes the following protein-coding sequences:
- a CDS encoding DUF998 domain-containing protein; this encodes MVNKRKLAGLLLFIGVLQFLFSLMLAEFLYPDYSVSQNYISDLGATCRTICQVYQPSSTIFNSSLVLTGIFVVAAGYFYWLSGGARSRLLTALLYVAGVSAAGVGLFPETTGILHSIFSIIVFFSMAFAAIASFRVTKQPLSTLSLLLGLMTLVFIFLYVGKVYLGLGAGGAERFIVYPVLFWALSFSGYLMSSE
- a CDS encoding NAD(P)H-hydrate dehydratase, whose protein sequence is MQETDPSLFEKYLPARRRDSRKGENGRVLVVGGSSIYHGAPVHAARGAQAAGVDLVYIAVPKVQAVAVRSMSADFIVFPLPDSKLTRGSVNRLLNWLPEVDAAVIGPGLEIAKEEAFKDLAISLISRSASLVIDAGALQPYIAPVIKGRNVVVTPHAGEFRRLFGVQLAASVEERAAVVERKAKEFSITILQKGHGDVISDGATTYLNRTGRAAMTVGGTGDVLAGLTAGLIALKVPLLHAAAMAAYANGEAGNEVWKRVGNRVTAEELAEELRYVLKKYDKQDV
- a CDS encoding PAC2 family protein gives rise to the protein MFQVIPKDLPVKGARLITGFHGIGATGYWTVKYLIQKLEAKRVAVIDSDFLPPVSATFAGKLVTPYELYQKEDIFLLKIDIPLLRENEVPFYRELAEWVASSGFSEAALVGGLDSNLKVDDTTHRVVFTSSFIPRPPLTDSKILEDDHIIVGPVAVLLNRFEMLNFPAYAILAYASTERVDPRAASSAIEVLSSLYGFKVDTAPLIRGAEALEEQTERGERISDRYQRQSSMYT
- the tgtA gene encoding tRNA guanosine(15) transglycosylase TgtA, which codes for MLSFEVRETDLAGRIGRIHVGGKTFETPAYLPVVHPIAQQIPAKVLKEIGFEAIMTNSYITMKKFPDGVDIHRQTGFDGVIMTDSGGYQALLYGDVEAEPIQIAEYQVKIGTDIAVILDLPTGAAKDRKKAELTVHETLLAAEKSLPYMKKPPAWAGPIQGGSFEDLVRLSAKKMSSLPFDLFAIGSPVEFMNNYRYREVVKLIATAKSELPADKPVHLFGAGHPFTIPLAVALGCDMFDSASYALFAKEDKYMLQNGVRELHELEVLPCSCRVCSDYTAESLKALPREKRMAELALHNLFIIKQEVDMTKEAIREGRLWNYLMLRLRSHPNLFSVLPFPEPVLKQFEEGSRVDKRRAFFFFDVYDLDSPEVRMHRRRMISNYTKRSDSLTIIFLQGDADRVFTSSGQLLTEASKTKTDLAIFHPFLSVIPVAILGIYPLVQNVTPSVTPEDVLVDSLSFLMSWIIRKRYSKVNIARQTMFLPYSARLKEFVRKLKDRGIDVKLIRIKGIGTNSSKNASV
- a CDS encoding alkaline phosphatase family protein, whose protein sequence is MKKVIYALIDGVADRPVRELSGKTPLEAAETPNLDRIAEKSVMGHVITVGKGVAPESDIAVFSMLGYSFSQGYPGRGVIEAIGAGLEFRDGYVAMRANFATASDDMRLILDRRAGRNLSEQEAKDLEEEINSKVKLDDQKASFIFRHTLGHRGVLIIRHQEMLSGEISNTDPGYVRAKGMGVAKSIGETPSFEPCRPLLEERSAILAASLVNDFTSKSFQVLSRSEVNKARVSRGYRPANVLLLRDAGDSYPHIQKLGEKYGRRFSAVVDMPVEIGISKLAGLDIMISGKEDYEKKVKLTLESLKKSDVVYLHLKGPDEFGHDGMFEQKKEAIEEIDEMYFGPLLRQVGDDVVIAVSADHATPCELKAHSDDPVPLMISNSSLGRDGLKRFTESNSKLGSLGLLKGVDVLGLIIKNA
- a CDS encoding class I SAM-dependent methyltransferase, which codes for MSKGDVGLGEDWQKLIKDFEILSEYYDEGNKILSFGNDIKFRTELLDQGLPASGVFLDIGCGPGTMSVIARDLRPSMEGVLLDPVPKMLSKAVSNLYGEKYHFVCGIYEYLPFRDEAFSSCMAGFTIRDARNRLAAFDEIRRVLRKGSNFLFIDLAKPDSALKRFLVSTYWKYIAPARLRIAMGERGKPYEDIYVTYKHLPSNSVIIREMHEKIGRADYRTKMFDGVLMAIVTKM